The Zymobacter palmae DNA window CCGCATTTTGGTGCCGCTAACCGTACAGAAAGAGGTGCTGGAAGAAGGCTTGACCATTATCGAAAACGGGCTTGCTACCTTCGGGTAATTTTCCTCATCGGAGCAGGCAACCGCCTGCTCCGCCCCCTTGCCAGCATTACACTCCCCTCGGACCACCATCAGGTCGTACCTATAAAAGAGGGCCATCGCCTCGCTCGAACAGGTCAGCGATACCGGATATCAAACAACACAGTGGTCACGAGGCTTTCGCGATCAGCCAAACAGTCGACGATGCATACCGCTGATGATCTCGCGCTCTTCTTCGAATGATAAATCCAGTGCCATCTGCACCAGAGCCATCTGTCGCATTTTCATATAACCAATGTTTTGGTCCTGCGGGATGCCGAAGCTAGTATCGTTGGGGTCATCGTTGGAACGCTTGCACAGCGAATCATCGCATGAGTTGTAACCGGCACAGGACATGGGGCGCACCGGATAGATGCTGCACTGGCTGTCGATCAGGAAAGGACAGCGAACATTGATGCTACGCTGTTCCTGATCCCCAAGATCCTTCACGATCGGATAGCGCTCGACGATAGCTTCTTTGATCTTTGCCTGCTGCTCACTGTTCAGCTCGCGCAGATAATAGGCATGGATGCTGTCCAGTTCAAACTCGTAGGCTTCGATACGCAAGTGGCAACAGTGATCGCAGCCCTTGCAGCACGCGATCATCTTCGAGTCACTGGCTTCGTCCTCAATAGGCTCCAACAGCATGCGGCTCAGTTCGAAGCGGGCGTCATAGTCCTGTTGCCCGGCCTCTGCCAACGCACATACCTCGTCGACCTCTTCTCTGTCGATCGTATCCATCGCTTATCCTGTCCATTTACAGTGGGAAATGACCCTGACTAACCAACAAGCGCCGCGCTGGGACAAATCCAACGTGGCGCTTGGCGTCAATACAGTAGAATGGCGGCAGTATACGACCGACGACCCCAGCCGCGGCGCAGGTGCTGCGTTACGACGCACCCCACCACGCATTTCAGCACGGCATCCCCCAGCGGCTACAACCGTATCACTTCCCCATGGGCACCTACTCTGAGTGACGAGTATCTCTATTCAGTTAAACCAGACAGTGATGTCAGTAAAATAGGCCAAGATAAGCAGCCTTGACCACCGCGCGGGTCTTATTAAGAGCGTGTTTCATAACCCCCATGCCTATGTCATTGAGGATATTTCAAACCACAAAACTGCGGTAAAAGCCGTTTATTTTAGAAAGGGCAGCAGCCATTACTCAGGTTATGAAACAGCCTCTAAGAGCATCCCGCTTGTACAACATGATGAAAATGTAGGTTGATGTTACCCTGATGCACAACCAATTTATCGTTTTGCAAAGAACCCTTTATTTATCTTTCGTAGTGACAACATCACTTCAACGCTGCTCGCTTGATATGGGAGCCGAAGGTAATTTGTCTCTATCTTTGATAGCGTCTCATCGGCTATTCTTTTCCTAGATCTGCGCAAGTTCCCTCCTTCTTTCTAGGTGCTATAGTCAAAGGATAAGCCTTACTTTACAGGCATAGGGCAACCCTGCCTTTCCACTGTCTGCGACTACAGGAGTCGCCATGTCCACTCCCGTATTATTCCAACCCAACCGGATTGGCGCGCTAGCGCTCGACAACCGTATCGTCATTCCACCCATGTGCCAGTACTCCGCCCATGACGGTAAGCCCACCGACTGGCACACCCAGCACTGGGGCAACATGCTGCAGTCCGGTGCAGGTCTATTCATCGTCGAGGGTACGGCGGTCAGCCCCGAGGGCCGTATCAGCGCTCACGATCTTGGGCTGTGGGACGATCATACTGAAGCAGCGTTCGCTGATATCCTCGGTCGCGTGCGCCGCTACAGTGAAATGCCCGTGGGTATCCAGCTGGCCCATGCAGGCCGCAAGGCATCCTGCCATCGTTCTTGGATCAAGAAAGGCGCGCAGATTGCCCCCCATCAGCCAGAGGGCTGGCAAACCATCGCACCATCTGCACTGCCTTATGCCGAGGGGTATCAGACACCGCGTGAAATGGGTCTGGATGACATCAGCCACATCAGGCAGGCCTTTGTCGATGCCGCACGGCGCGCGGTCAATCTGGGCTTTAACCTGATCGAAGTGCACGCGGCACACGGTTACCTACTGCACGAGTTCCTGTCCCCCTTGTCCAACCAGCGCACCGATCAGTACGGCGGCAATCTGCAGAAACGTATGCGTTTTCCACTGGAAGTCTTCGCCGCCGTGCGTGACGTCGTGCCATCGAACATTCCGGTAGGTGTGCGCATTTCCGCCACAGACGGGGTAGAGGGTGGCTGGGATATCGAACAGTCCCAGGCGTTCTGCCGCGAGATCGAAGCACACAAAGGCAGCTTTATCGACGTCACCTCAGGCGGGCTGGACCCACGTCAGGTGCTGGACGACTATCCGGCCTACCAGATCCCACTGGCTCGCGCGATCAAGGCCGCCATTGATGACATTCCGGTGATGGGCGTAGGTCTGATCACGACGCCTGAGCTGGCCGAAGCCACCGTGGCGGTCGGCGATGTCGACCTAGTCGGTATCGGACGCGGCATGCTGTATGACCCCCGCTGGCCGTGGCATGCCGCGGCTAAGCTCGGCGCCTCAATCGAAGTGAGCCCGCAGTACTGGCGTGGTCACCCATCGGTATTGAACGGCACGTTCAGGATTCGTGGGCAGCGCTGAAGGCCGATGCGAAAGCTCGTTAGCACCTCACAGGAAGGGCTGTGCAAGAGCACCGGCAGGTGATTGAATCGACCATAGGAGAGAAACTTCTAGCCACAGGACATACCTTATGCGGCAATGCGGTTGGATGAAGGGTCTTTAGCAAGAAAGGCGCAATAAGAGGCTGTTTCGCAACCTGAGTAATGGCCATTGCCCTTTCTAAAATAAACGGCTTTTACCATAGATTTGTGGTTTGAAATCTCCTCAATGACATGGGTATAGGGGTTATGAAACACGCTCTAAATGTGAGCGCCTTTCCCTTCTTTGTGCCGAGGCTTACTGGGAAGCACACTCATCGGCCGTCGTTTCCACAGTGGCATTAGTGTCAGCGGTGCTGCGCGCTACAGAAAATCTTTCCGCAATAAGAAAAGGCCCCGCAGGGCCTTTTCTCAATGACGTCTATACCAGTACCGTCATCGTTAATTCATCGGACACGGCAACGTTACCGCTTATAGCGATTCGTCAGTGGCAACGCCACTCTCTTTGGGCTGCTTCTCGACGATGTACTTTGGCAGTTCGTAGCCCATCGTGTTGAGGAAGTTGCTGGTCAGCGGTACGGAGCCAACGTAGTCTTTCAACAGGCTCGTCAGCGCCCCACTGCCTTCCTTCTCGCCATTGCTGCCGCCCAGTACGTTCAGGCTGTCGATCTTGAGATTTTTGATTGCTTCCGCCTGAATAGCCGCCAGTGATTCGGACTTATCCAGCAACAGCAACTGAATGACCTTCTCACTGTCGCCACCGAACGCCTCCACCAGCTTGGCGATACCTTCAGAGCGAGCACGGTACTGCTGTTCAATACTGTAGGCTTCCGCTTCGGCCTTGATGCGAATGCCCTCAGCCTCACCTTGGGCGGCAATGCGAACTTGAGCCGCCGATGCCTCGGATGCGATTTCCAGTTTGCGCTTATCGACGTTGGCCGTCGGAATCGCTTCCTTCTCAATGCGTGCCTGTTCCGCTTTCTGGCGCTCCATGGCCACACGCGTATCGGCTTCAGCCGCTGCAATCTCACTGATGCGACGAGCATCAGCCATCTTGACCGCCAGCTCGGACTCGGACTGAGCAATCAGGCTCTTCGACTCGTTTTCCTTGGAAACCTGTTCCGCCTGGATTTCAGCCTGACGAATGGTCGAGTCACGGTGCGCTTCCTGAACCCCGATGGTCTTCTGCGCTTCAGCACGCGCGATGCCAATCTCACGCTCTTTCTCGTTCTCAGCGATCCCCATCGCACTGATGCGCTGCTGCTGCGACACGTCGATACGCGCGCTTTCGATGGTACGCGCCGTCTCACGCTGCCCCAGCGAGTTGATCACGTCGTTGTTATCAAGGATGTCCTTGATGTTGACGTTGATGATGGTCAGACCGATTTTGTTCAGCTCAAGCTCAACGCTTTCGTTGACCAGCTCCAAGAACTTATCACGGTCGCTGATAATATCTTCGATCTTCATGCGCGAAATGACATGGCGCAGCTGACCGATGATGATGTTGTTGCCCTGCTCAATGATCTGCGCGCTGGTCATGCCCAGCAGGCGATTAATGGCATTGTTCAGAATCGACGGTTTGTCAGTCGGAATCGCGACGGTGAAGGTCGCCGGAATATCAACACGCGTCTTCTGAATGGTTAGCGCTTCTTTCAGATCAACGGAGACCGTCAGCGGCGCCAGACTCATCTGACGATAGTCCTGCAGGAACGGAATGACGAAAATACCGCCACCCTGACACACTTTCTGCGGTGCCTGGCCCACGCTGTCGACGTTCTTATTCTTCTTGCGCCCAAAAACACCGTACACGACCATCAGTACGTTGTTGGGGACCTTCTTATAAGACTTGGAAATGAAAAGGCAGATCGACAGCAACAACACCACGCAGATAGCGGGGATCATCATTGCCGACAATGAAGATGTATCCATTGAAACGTTTCCCTTATAAATGTGTTTTTACTTTGATGATGGGGTTATCTGACGCCTCACCGATAACATCCACTACGGTAACCCGCGTGGATGACGGTATAGGCTGACCTTCTTCTGTAATTGCATCGAACGTACGACGCTGATGATACTTATCGAAGTAAGCCTGCCCCCCTTTCTGTCCATTGGCGTGAATCCTGATATATACCACCCCTTCATCCCCCCTTTCGACGATGAGGGCCTCAGGCATACCCGGCCTATCGAGCAGTCTTATCCATTTTCGCAGACCACCATATACCACGAGCGTGGCCACGCCGGCCGCCAGTGCGATAAGCATGGCACGATAGGAAGCATCATCGAACAACAGATAAGTCCAAAGCGCAATGGAACTACCGGAAAGCAGCCCGGAGAGCGTGAACAGCGAAAAGATAGAAAATCCTCCAGCCATGGAATCCAGATTCTCTAGCCCCGCCGACACGGCATCGTCATGACCATCACCAAGGAACAGGCTCACGATGAAATGCAGGAAGAACAAGGCAGTGCACACCAATGCGAATACCAGCAGGGTACTGAAATGCAAATTGGCCAAGCGCTATTTCCTCCTCTGAAAACAGAGCGTTCATTTTAAGGAAAATCCATATAGTGCACAAGAAAACCATAATATTATCATGGCCATTTTTTACCGTTGCATCACTCTCTTTTATTTCTCTTTCTGATAAATGATTCACACATAATATAAAAACATCAAACTGTTATATATAAAAACACTGTATAAACATGGCGACAGATGTTTAAGAGACGATATCTCTTTATTTTAACAGTGCGCTTAGAGACTGTTTCACAACCTTAGTAATGGCTGTTACTCTTTCTAAAATAAACAGCTTTTACCGCAGTTTTGTGGTTTTAAATCTCCTCAACGATATGGCATTGGGGCTATGAAACACGCTCTTATTACGTCTTCTGGAAACTATTTATATGGCGTAGTTGTTGCATAAACCATTCAAGCGAATTCTAGCCGCTACATCGCGTATGCATGGCCCTTGGCACAATGCGCGCTTTTTACTCACCTGCCTATCATGAAGAGGCCCTCTCATGCATGACACTGTCAATCTATGGCCGCTGATCGGTATCGCAGTCATCTCGCTCGGCTTCCTGCTGAAATTCAATCCCGTGCTGGTGGTGGTGACCTCTGGGGTCGTTACGGGGCTGGCCGCTCACATGTCGCTGGCAGATATCCTCGACAAGCTGGGCGCTGGTTTTTTAAGCACACGTAATCTGGCCCTGATCCTGCTGCTGCCGCTGGTCGTCATCGGTCTATTAGAGCGCTACGGGCTGAAGGAGCGTTCACAGGACTGGATTGCGGGTATCCGCAGTGCCACTGCTGGGCGGCTACTGATCATCTATCTACTGGCTCGCCAGATGACCGCGGCGCTGGGGCTGACCAGTCTTGGCGGACACCCACAAATGGTGCGCCCGCTGCTGGCCCCCATGGCAGAAGGTGCTGCCGAAAGCCGCTACGGTGCACTCTCGGACACGGTACGTTATAAGCTGCGCGCCATGGCTGCCGCCACGGACAACGTGGGTGTGTTCTTCGGTGAAGATATCTTCGTGGCCTTTGGTGCGATCATGTTCATGCACAACGTCATCCAGCAGGCCAGTGGCATTACGCTAGAACCGCTGCACATCGCGTTGTGGGGCATTCCGACCGCAATCTGTGCATTCGTGATCCATGCATGGCGCCTGCACCGTCTTGACCATACGCTTGCACTACTGCGAACCACGAGGGAGGGATAGAGATGTTCAAGCAACAGTATCTCTTTACCCTAGCGGGTTTGCTGCTGCTCGTTATCGCTGTCATGTCGTGCCGTGACAAAGGCAACCCGCGCCGCTGGTTTACCGGCCTGTTCTGGGGACTGTACGGACTGATCTTCCTCGTCGATGACTGGGCGATTCCACTGTTGGACCCCATCACACCGCTTGGCTCGACCGGAGCACGAACGCTGCATGTCGGGGTGGGTATGGTGGTGGTCGTGATGGCACTGATCGCTGGCTTCGGCGGAGTGCGACTGGGCCGCTATCATGCCCGCAGCGACGCACAGCGCCAGTAGAGTGCACGAACGTTCAAGAACCGTCTGTTCATTCCTACGCTGATGATTCCCGTGATGACAGCAGGTGGCGTAGTGGCCTTCACCTATGTGCCGGGGCTGCAGCGGGCCGTGTTCGGCGAGGGCAACCATTCCACGCTGATCACCCTGACGTCCATGACACTGGGCTGCCTACTGGGCTGGCTAATCGCGCTACGCATGACCCGTGAAAAACCGCAGCAATCGCTGCAAGAAGCAAGACGTCTGCTGGATTCGATCGGCTGGGCCTTCATTCTGCCCCAGATACTGGCAACGCTAGGACTGGTGTTCGTTGCCGCGGATATCGATACCGATATTGCCTACCTGACCCAGCACTATCTGGCACTGGACAGCCGCTTTGCGATGGTGGCGCTGTACGCCGTCGTTATGGCTCTACTGTCTATGATCATGGGCAACGCCTTTGCGGCCTTTCCGATTGCCACAGCAGGCATCGGTCTGCCAATTTTGGTCGGCCACTACTGTGGTGATCCCGCCGTCATGGCAGCAATCGGTATGTTCTGCGGCTACTGCGGCACACTGATGACCCCCATGGCCGCCAACTACAACATCGTGCCCGCGGCCCTGCTGGAACTGCCGGATAGGAATGGGGTCATCAAGGCACAGCGGCCCACCGGCATCGTGCTGCTCGGGGTGAACATCCTGCTGCTGTACTACCTGATGTTCCTGTAACCCTCACATTTCGCCAACGTCATGATGAAAAGGGATGGACACTATCGTGCCATCCCTTTCTGTCAGGTTAGTGGGGCCAGCACTCGCATCAGTACCCTTCGGCTATTTGCCTCACAACACACGGCATCGCCATGACGCTTCCCTTAAAGCATGTTTCATAACCCCAATACCCATGTCATTGAAGGGACTCCAAACCACAAATTGCGGTAGAAGCCTTCTATTGTAGAAAGGGTAAAAGACCATCACTCAGGTTATAAAACTGTCTCTTAAGAGGTGCGTAGATGCTTTTCGATAGCAGCCAGCCCATGCGCCATCGGCACGTCGATATCATCGTCTTCGAATACCGCGCCAAGCGCACGGCGCGCATAGGCCTTGCGCTGCTCGTTGACGATTCGTGTACCGACCAGCCCATCGGCGGCACCTGAAGCCACAACCTCCCGCAAGGCTTGAGCAAAGGCGGCCACCGCATGATCTTTTTCGCGCTCACCGAACGCGAAGTTGATCATATGCGTGCCGTTGCACTCCAGAAACAGTCCATGCTCGAAACAGGCCTGACCCACGGCGTCGCCCAGTGCCTCGCTGCCGAATACCGTCTTGAACATCAGCGGGGCTCCCGTCACCCAGAGCGGGATACCCGCGTGATCGGCTTGCTGCTGCAGCTCGTTCATAAGCGCGGTGCCTATCATCTGCGCGGATCGGTGCAGGGCTCCGTCTTCCAGCAGATCAAGCGCCGTTAATGCCGCCGCCATCGGCGTGACCTCCTTGTTGTACGTACCTGCCAACCCCGCAGCATCATAGGCGTCGATGATATCGGCCTTCCCGGCCACGCTCGACAGCGCCATTCCATTAGCGAGCCCTTTGCAAATCACCAACAGGTCGGCCGGAACACCGGCACCGTTGAGGCCCGCGGGCCCATAGCGCAGCCCCGACATCACTTCGTCCAGAATGAACGGCACGCCCGCCTGCACACAGAGCTGTGACATCGCCCTGAAATCGTCTGCGGAATACCAACCCGGTTCAGGCGTTACGATCACACCCGCAATCGCACCGCGGCCCTGTTCAAGCAAGTGAGCAAGCACCTCACGGCTATAACCGAAGTGGAACACATCGTTTTGAGCATCCCAGCAGACCTGCCGGAACCCGCGATGCCAATCGTGCCAGCCGTGATAGCCGCTGGAGAGGATGACACGCCGCCCGGTATAGGCCCGCACCAGCCTAATGGCCGCGCTGGTGCCTTCTGAACCCGTGCGGAAAAACAGCGCCTTTTCTGCTGCGGCATAGCGATCGACAAGACGCTCTGCCAGCGCAATGCGCTGCGGGGACAGCGTAGTCGGAAACATGAGGCCACGCTGGGTAACCTGCTCCTCAATCGCCTTGTCGATCTCGGCTCGGCGATAACCGAACAGCGTCGTACCGTTCGACGAGGTCATATCCAGCAGCGTGCGCCCGTCGCAATCTTCCAACCAGGCCCCTTGCGCTTTCTGCACGATGAACGGCGGCCGAGCGTCAATATCATAGTGGCGTGCGGCCGTAACGGCTTCCGCCTTCACCAGCAAACTACGGTTATCCATAACGGTTCTCCCTAGTGAGGATGCTTCGCGCGGTCAGCGCAGTGCCAGTGCCATGCGTCGTGCATTGGCCATGATGGTGTGAGTCGGGTTCCAGTTGCCGGCAAAGTTCATTACCGACGCGTCCATGACATAAACGTTATCGTAACCGTGTACCTTGCCCAGCGGGTCGACGACCGACCGGGCAGGATCAACACCCGCGCGTGCCGTGCCATGCAGGTGCGAAGCGCCTTTCCGGTGCATCGGGCGATCATGCCGGATCGTTACCGCCCCCGCCTCACGCAAAATCTCGTCGGCCCGCGCGGTGAGGTAAGCCAAGCGTGCTTCGTCGTTAGCCGTGTTGCGGTACTGGAAGCGGAGAATCGGTATACCGAACTCATCTTCCTTGTCTTCTAGGGTGATGCGGTTGTGGGACCACGGTTCATCACCCGCCAGGTAGTGGATTCTTAAATGACCGATGTTCTCTTCAGGAACCGGCGATGCCACTTCGTAGATCAGTCCGCCAAAGCGGGTCGGCATATCTGGAGCCTGATAGAAATCATCGGTATAGACCGTAGCGGGCGCACCTCGATGGGGCGCCGCAAGGTCCGCCTCTTTCAACCAGCGCCGATTCGATCCAATGGAATACCCACTGACCTTGAGCGACAGTCCGCGTCCGACCAGATCATGCTCGTTGCCGATACCGCGTGGGGCGAAAGACGATCGGGAGCGCAGCAGCAAAGCGCTGGACTGAATGGCATTGCTACAGCACACGACCTTCGCCACCGGTATGCGCAGACGCTGGGACGAGAACGGGATATAGCACTCCACGCCGCTGGCCTGCCCTTCGCTTTCTTGCAGGATGCGCTTGACCAGACAGCCGTACAGCACCGTAATACTGCCCGGCAGGCCGTCATCATTGATGATTGAGCGCGTGATGACCGATGCCTTGGCCCCCATTGGGCAGCAGCGACTGTCACAGGCGGCGCAGTAGCCACACCCGTGCGGGTGTTGCGGAGGAAGAATAGCCAGCGGCATGGGGTGCGGGTGGTAGCCCAGCGAGGACATGGCGGCGGCGATCCGCGTCGCACGGGCACTCAGCGGGTAATCCCCCATATGCTCAATACCCAGCAATGCTTCGATATACGCGTAGTGTTCGTTCAGTTCCTGAATTTCGATCGGCCAGTCAATGGCCATGTCAGATTCCAGAAACTGACTAGCGCGCAAGTCCGCGGCCCGGTAGCGAAAAGTGATAGCGGAATAAAACTGCATGCCACCCCCAACACAGCAGGCGGTCCACGGGTTGCCATCCATTTGCTCGGTGTAGGTCACGGCCTTGGTGAACGTGGCTTGGTGAGGCGTTAGTGCTGCCCCCGGAGATGGCAGACCTCCGAACTCCAGAATCAGTACGGCCTTGCCTTGCTCGGCAAGGGTGCGCGCTACCGTGGCGCCAGACGGTCCGGACCCTACAACCACGACATCAAAGGCATCCAGCGGCTTCTTATAGGCCGCAATATGCTGAATGGTTGTCATTGCACGACTCCTTTATATAAGGAATACCGATACGTTGCGGTATATCAAACGCCATTTGAATGACCGCAGGCACGCTATAATGTGGGTTTGAAATCCTGGGTTTAAGGTCGCTGATTCAACGTCGTTGGTTTAAACGCATGGGTTTAAAAACGTCTCCCTTAAACACGGGGATGCAAATCCTCTCAGTTAAAGACAAAGTTAAGTCGCATTGCTTAAAGTCTCTGCACATCGCCATAACGAGCATGGAAGAACTGTGGGTTATGGTAATTTCAGCGCCAGCGTTACCCTCCCGAGCTATATTGCAGGAATAATCAAACGTATTTTCTTTATTTATCGTTGATATAGTTCAACGCATATTGGCGTGCGCCAGATGAGCGATATTAAGATCGGAAAGAAAACGCGAGTGCCAACGATCAATGGTGGTCCTGTTCAAGGCCACCATCATTGCGCGATGGCGTTCTTGGCGTTCTTCCAAGGGCATGGTCAATGCCCGATTCAATGCCGCCGATACGTCGCTGCGATCGTAGGGATTGACGATCAACGCAGCGCTCAATTCATGGGCCGCGCCTGCAAAGCTAGACAGAACCAATACGCCAGGATCTTGTTCGGACTGAGCGGCAACGTATTCCTTGGCGACAAGGTTCATGCCGTCTCTCAGCGGCGTGACAAAACCGACACGTGCCTGTCGCATTAGTCCCGCCAAACTGTCGCGGGTGTAGTCTTGGTTGATGTAGCGCAGCGGCAGCCAGTCCAGGTCGCCAAAACGGCCATTGATTCTGCCGGTAAGCGTATTGAGTCGCTCGTGGATATGGCGGTAATAGTCGATGTCCTGACGGGTGATGGGCGCAATCTGGATGAATTGGACCCGACGGTGATGCTTAGGGTACCGATCAAGCAGCTGTTCGTAGGCCTGGAAGCGTTCGTGAAGGCCTTTTGAGTAATCGAGTCGGTCGATGCCTAGAATGGCCTGTCGCCCGTGATGACGGTCCGCACTGTTGAGCAGTGACCGCTCGGCCACGTGTGCTTCAGCCATCGTCGTAAACGCTTGCGGCTGAATGCCGATGGGATAGACACCTGTCGTCGGCGTCGCGCCGGGACTGCCGAAGCAGCGGGCATGGTCCAAAAAGGCCTGCTGATCACTTGTAGTCTGAAAACCCACCAGATCATAGTCGGCCAGACAGCCAAAGAGCGCTTGGTGCATGGGGATGGTGCGTGCCACTTCCACACAGGGAAAAGGAATATGCAGAAAGAAGCCGATACGGTTGTGTACGCCCAGCTGGCGGCACGCCGTGGCGAACGGGATGAGGTGGTAATCCTGCACCCATAGCACGTCATCGTCCCGCAGCAGCGGCTTCAACTTCAGTGCTAGCATCTCATTGACACGCCGGTACCCCTCATAATCCTGCTGATCGTAGTGAGCAAGATCCGTGCGATAGTGAAAGCTCGGCCACAGTACGCCGTTGGCAAAGCGACAGTAGTATTGCTGATACTGTCGAGGAGTGAACGACGTGGTCACGAAGGTGATATTGCCTGCTTGCTGCCGCTCCAGTGCTGCCGTGCTTTCGTCCACCTTGCCGTTCCAGCCGAACCAGATGCCCCCCACCTGATGCAGGGCATCCAGCAAGCCGCTGGCCAGCCCACCGGGACAAGCCGCTGCCGAAGGCG harbors:
- a CDS encoding YkgJ family cysteine cluster protein, producing the protein MDTIDREEVDEVCALAEAGQQDYDARFELSRMLLEPIEDEASDSKMIACCKGCDHCCHLRIEAYEFELDSIHAYYLRELNSEQQAKIKEAIVERYPIVKDLGDQEQRSINVRCPFLIDSQCSIYPVRPMSCAGYNSCDDSLCKRSNDDPNDTSFGIPQDQNIGYMKMRQMALVQMALDLSFEEEREIISGMHRRLFG
- a CDS encoding NADH:flavin oxidoreductase/NADH oxidase; its protein translation is MSTPVLFQPNRIGALALDNRIVIPPMCQYSAHDGKPTDWHTQHWGNMLQSGAGLFIVEGTAVSPEGRISAHDLGLWDDHTEAAFADILGRVRRYSEMPVGIQLAHAGRKASCHRSWIKKGAQIAPHQPEGWQTIAPSALPYAEGYQTPREMGLDDISHIRQAFVDAARRAVNLGFNLIEVHAAHGYLLHEFLSPLSNQRTDQYGGNLQKRMRFPLEVFAAVRDVVPSNIPVGVRISATDGVEGGWDIEQSQAFCREIEAHKGSFIDVTSGGLDPRQVLDDYPAYQIPLARAIKAAIDDIPVMGVGLITTPELAEATVAVGDVDLVGIGRGMLYDPRWPWHAAAKLGASIEVSPQYWRGHPSVLNGTFRIRGQR
- a CDS encoding flotillin family protein, whose translation is MDTSSLSAMMIPAICVVLLLSICLFISKSYKKVPNNVLMVVYGVFGRKKNKNVDSVGQAPQKVCQGGGIFVIPFLQDYRQMSLAPLTVSVDLKEALTIQKTRVDIPATFTVAIPTDKPSILNNAINRLLGMTSAQIIEQGNNIIIGQLRHVISRMKIEDIISDRDKFLELVNESVELELNKIGLTIINVNIKDILDNNDVINSLGQRETARTIESARIDVSQQQRISAMGIAENEKEREIGIARAEAQKTIGVQEAHRDSTIRQAEIQAEQVSKENESKSLIAQSESELAVKMADARRISEIAAAEADTRVAMERQKAEQARIEKEAIPTANVDKRKLEIASEASAAQVRIAAQGEAEGIRIKAEAEAYSIEQQYRARSEGIAKLVEAFGGDSEKVIQLLLLDKSESLAAIQAEAIKNLKIDSLNVLGGSNGEKEGSGALTSLLKDYVGSVPLTSNFLNTMGYELPKYIVEKQPKESGVATDESL
- a CDS encoding DUF969 domain-containing protein, coding for MHDTVNLWPLIGIAVISLGFLLKFNPVLVVVTSGVVTGLAAHMSLADILDKLGAGFLSTRNLALILLLPLVVIGLLERYGLKERSQDWIAGIRSATAGRLLIIYLLARQMTAALGLTSLGGHPQMVRPLLAPMAEGAAESRYGALSDTVRYKLRAMAAATDNVGVFFGEDIFVAFGAIMFMHNVIQQASGITLEPLHIALWGIPTAICAFVIHAWRLHRLDHTLALLRTTREG
- a CDS encoding aminotransferase class III-fold pyridoxal phosphate-dependent enzyme, which gives rise to MDNRSLLVKAEAVTAARHYDIDARPPFIVQKAQGAWLEDCDGRTLLDMTSSNGTTLFGYRRAEIDKAIEEQVTQRGLMFPTTLSPQRIALAERLVDRYAAAEKALFFRTGSEGTSAAIRLVRAYTGRRVILSSGYHGWHDWHRGFRQVCWDAQNDVFHFGYSREVLAHLLEQGRGAIAGVIVTPEPGWYSADDFRAMSQLCVQAGVPFILDEVMSGLRYGPAGLNGAGVPADLLVICKGLANGMALSSVAGKADIIDAYDAAGLAGTYNKEVTPMAAALTALDLLEDGALHRSAQMIGTALMNELQQQADHAGIPLWVTGAPLMFKTVFGSEALGDAVGQACFEHGLFLECNGTHMINFAFGEREKDHAVAAFAQALREVVASGAADGLVGTRIVNEQRKAYARRALGAVFEDDDIDVPMAHGLAAIEKHLRTS
- a CDS encoding GMC oxidoreductase codes for the protein MTTIQHIAAYKKPLDAFDVVVVGSGPSGATVARTLAEQGKAVLILEFGGLPSPGAALTPHQATFTKAVTYTEQMDGNPWTACCVGGGMQFYSAITFRYRAADLRASQFLESDMAIDWPIEIQELNEHYAYIEALLGIEHMGDYPLSARATRIAAAMSSLGYHPHPMPLAILPPQHPHGCGYCAACDSRCCPMGAKASVITRSIINDDGLPGSITVLYGCLVKRILQESEGQASGVECYIPFSSQRLRIPVAKVVCCSNAIQSSALLLRSRSSFAPRGIGNEHDLVGRGLSLKVSGYSIGSNRRWLKEADLAAPHRGAPATVYTDDFYQAPDMPTRFGGLIYEVASPVPEENIGHLRIHYLAGDEPWSHNRITLEDKEDEFGIPILRFQYRNTANDEARLAYLTARADEILREAGAVTIRHDRPMHRKGASHLHGTARAGVDPARSVVDPLGKVHGYDNVYVMDASVMNFAGNWNPTHTIMANARRMALALR
- a CDS encoding alpha,alpha-trehalose-phosphate synthase (UDP-forming), producing MSRLIIVSNRVMAPSAAACPGGLASGLLDALHQVGGIWFGWNGKVDESTAALERQQAGNITFVTTSFTPRQYQQYYCRFANGVLWPSFHYRTDLAHYDQQDYEGYRRVNEMLALKLKPLLRDDDVLWVQDYHLIPFATACRQLGVHNRIGFFLHIPFPCVEVARTIPMHQALFGCLADYDLVGFQTTSDQQAFLDHARCFGSPGATPTTGVYPIGIQPQAFTTMAEAHVAERSLLNSADRHHGRQAILGIDRLDYSKGLHERFQAYEQLLDRYPKHHRRVQFIQIAPITRQDIDYYRHIHERLNTLTGRINGRFGDLDWLPLRYINQDYTRDSLAGLMRQARVGFVTPLRDGMNLVAKEYVAAQSEQDPGVLVLSSFAGAAHELSAALIVNPYDRSDVSAALNRALTMPLEERQERHRAMMVALNRTTIDRWHSRFLSDLNIAHLAHANMR